The Drosophila bipectinata strain 14024-0381.07 chromosome 2L, DbipHiC1v2, whole genome shotgun sequence genome has a segment encoding these proteins:
- the LOC108127377 gene encoding mucin-2 gives MTLRLVSILSAAVLLLWPAQLDAFITPNTGCHHNGTWFADKSVVPSMEKCLNCQCNRKTLVCRLKVCPEMPMPPPRGCVVVQKKSTCCPYLSCARLDAFYKIPTKRRIIAYLDHYERESIDRVVNDNMLQRRSDDSDTDLFVCVKNGTVYKSGSAMSSSNLCSYCYCIGGTEKCVKPKCMLPVQGCKPIFVDSTCCPVRYDCSSKTSGKSSQEMRYRKTSNKHFQRMSQRLQRNRGCTVGSQFYAEGQKMRSDSDRPCDICFCIRGTRRCAPKKCSPALKNCIPVVPKGQCCPSSYDCGSQRNYRRSHNSRQFNLYNMLFGKEDDEQPEVQESAIIPQNAMAERYPHDRHPTKTPQGDPLEASSEKSILDTIREGLEFIDGNNNKMLANNLDLVGIKTTVAPPMMRTEASDEVTSTSTVSFLDLLLGPTPENGQPEDISQPQSTTTKNTLSWMDILLGPDEEELGPITETYQEGLSSSTTTLNPKEELVSSTNNIKRIADDFEEQLDNGGMAVGELPADAQQTHVGNAGIWPKPAGEGVDQPSKEEPSLFNAFMDGLSGILEEPLNGTSNSTTTTTTEHAPPMFRPLPQSAKPIHTRINSKLANLTVTPPMLLVTRKYGQPVTNRTPSNSISQSSTTTTTTTKRPLSTTTTKTTPKPQTTNKPKVKSTKRPIPAPPQAIILKSTTPAPATSRPATPKPSTKTIPKNSTTRPTTPKPTSVKPHTTKPPARTETISLIVSSTTTTTTTTSKPSTTTTTARTTSKPKFKPKPKPFITSTPKPLVIQTNPTILEAEPLEINGEPTLPPSLPNLKIIPFLPTDAVETVPKDNYPANFYQQKIASDKMDVVGYDSVEDSVALYSQSQPDQAAYKYKFNVEVPAAETAPEPVVHVGGQYEGTADYVKFDFDRPVAPPSHSGFLPPTETEGGFMPKEPLVIDGEVLQEHVTSSGIKGPLDNFHITKHIIDITTAAARANDTASSIEITTPDPFKDVIHTEPPPKLDDLMEDKAKKKPVIERIETVTYSVSNSTSSSSLATSFSSTAAAVKPAIEKEIPLVDKYEINKLDMLLDELLGMQLSKEDTTRSTVPPFKQLPSEIIKTSTTTTTTTTTEAPTKSTTKTRHTPTAATTGRPTATARVPAKKTSNKTKNKQTTGNRRKVQSATRRTNPATGAASATGPTAAPTRATPAASSVQTTTPTTTTTTTTSTTEAPTTPKSTLHPFLNSPFDKLPFMDASYEVKPHRLQPQQQFEALQQQHEQAEQQFHHYQHATRQPTATAAATLATPPQDTPTNWSERGGGEGGEDPLGQLKLAGCNIYGRMYRVGRIIVELSSQCLECKCTEVGVKCGPLDC, from the exons ATGACGCTGCGCTTAGTCAGCATATTATCGGCGGCCGTACTTCTTCTATGGCCCGCACAGCTGGATGCATTTATCACACCGAATACAG GATGTCACCATAATGGCACTTGGTTTGCGGACAAATCGGTGGTGCCAAGCATGGAGAAGTGCCTGAACTGCCAATGTAACCGAAAGACCCTCGTCTGTCGGCTCAAGGTCTGCCCCGAAATGCCGATGCCCCCGCCCAGGGGCTGCGTCGTGGTCCAAAAGAAAAGCACCTGCTGCCCGTACCTCTCTTGCGCGCGCCTGGATGCGTTCTACAAGATACCCACCAAACGCCGCATCATAGCCTACTTGGACCACTACGAACGGGAGTCCATCGACAGGGTGGTGAACGACAACATGCTGCAACGGAGGTCCGACGATTCGGACACGGATCTGTTTG TATGTGTAAAGAATGGAACGGTCTACAAGTCAGGATCTGCTATGTCGTCATCCAATTTATGCAGCTACTGTTATTGCATAG GCGGCACAGAAAAGTGCGTGAAACCAAAGTGCATGCTGCCAGTGCAGGGCTGCAAGCCGATCTTCGTGGACTCCACCTGCTGCCCAGTGAGGTACGACTGCAGCAGCAAAACCTCCGGCAAGTCCTCGCAGGAAATGCGCTACAGGAAGACCTCGAACAAGCACTTCCAGCGAATGTCCCAGCGCCTGCAACGCAATCGGGGCTGCACGGTGGGATCTCAGTTCTACGCCGAGGGTCAGAAGATGCGGTCCGATTCCGACAGGCCTTGCGACATCTGCTTCTGCATCCGTGGAACGCGGCGTTGCGCCCCGAAGAAATGCTCCCCGGCGTTGAAGAACTGCATTCCGGTGGTGCCAAAGGGGCAGTGTTGCCCTTCCAGCTACGACTGCGGCAGCCAGCGGAACTACCGCCGATCGCACAACTCCCGCCAGTTCAACCTGTACAATATGCTCTTCGGCAAGGAGGACGACGAGCAGCCGGAAGTGCAGGAGTCGGCCATAATTCCCCAGAATGCCATGGCCGAGAGATACCCCCATGATCGTCATCCCACCAAGACACCCCAGGGCGATCCCCTCGAAGCCAGCAGTGAGAAGAGTATTCTGGACACCATTCGCGAAGGCCTGGAATTTATAGAcggaaacaacaacaaaatgttgGCCAACAACTTGGATCTCGTTGGCATAAAAACCACAGTGGCTCCTCCTATGATGCGTACGGAGGCCAGTGATGAGGTGACCAGCACCTCCACCGTGAGTTTCCTGGACCTTCTCCTGGGTCCAACCCCGGAGAACGGGCAGCCGGAGGATATCAGTCAGCCGCAATCGACAACCACAAAAAACACCCTGTCCTGGATGGACATATTGCTTGGACCCGATGAGGAGGAACTCGGACCCATCACAGAAACATACCAGGAAGGTCTGAGCAGTAGTACCACCACCTTGAACCCAAAGGAGGAGCTAGTGTCCTCCACAAACAACATCAAGCGAATAGCGGACGACTTTGAGGAACAACTGGACAACGGAGGAATGGCGGTTGGGGAACTGCCAGCGGATGCCCAGCAAACCCACGTGGGAAATGCTGGAATTTGGCCCAAGCCCGCTGGAGAAGGTGTTGATCAGCCCTCGAAAGAAGAACCAAGCTTGTTCAATGCATTCATGGATGGACTATCTGGAATTCTCGAAGAACCTCTGAATGGAACTTCCAACAGTACAACCACCACAACAACGGAGCATGCACCACCCATGTTCCGACCTCTGCCACAGTCGGCGAAGCCAATTCACACGAGAATAAACTCAAAGCTGGCCAACTTGACAGTGACTCCCCCCATGCTGCTGGTGACCAGAAAGTACGGCCAACCAGTGACCAACAGAACACCTTCCAACAGTATCAGTCAGAGCAGCACTacaacaacgacaaccacAAAGAGACCGTTGAGTACAACCACCACCAAAACCACTCCAAAACCCCAAACCACTAATAAGCCCAAGGTAAAATCCACCAAAAGACCCATCCCCGCCCCTCCACAGGCCATTATATTAAAGTCCACAACACCAGCACCTGCGACTTCAAGGCCTGCAACTCCGAAGCCTTCAACTAAGACTATTCCCAAAAATTCAACTACAAGACCAACTACTCCCAAGCCGACTTCAGTGAAACCCCATACCACGAAGCCCCCAGCAAGAACTGAAACTATTTCTTTAATAGTTTCTTcaaccaccaccactaccacaACGACTTCCAAGCCCAGCACCACAACAACCACCGCTCGCACCACCAGCAAGCctaaattcaagccaaagccCAAGCCCTTCATCACAAGCACTCCCAAACCCTTGGTCATCCAAACGAACCCCACCATCTTGGAAGCCGAGCCCCTGGAGATCAACGGGGAACCAACATTGCCGCCCAGTCTCCCCAACTTAAAGATAATACCCTTCCTGCCCACGGATGCCGTCGAGACGGTGCCAAAGGATAACTATCCCGCCAACTTCTACCAGCAGAAGATAGCCTCGGATAAAATGGATGTGGTCGGCTATGATTCAGTGGAAGACTCGGTGGCTCTATACTCCCAGTCGCAGCCGGACCAAGCAGCCTACAAGTACAAGTTCAACGTGGAAGTTCCGGCGGCCGAAACAGCTCCGGAGCCGGTGGTGCATGTGGGTGGCCAGTATGAAGGTACGGCAGATTATGTTAAGTTTGACTTTGATCGCCCGGTGGCGCCACCATCTCACAGTGGCTTTTTGCCGCCAACCGAGACCGAGGGCGGATTCATGCCCAAGGAACCTCTTGTCATTGACGGGGAAGTCCTCCAAGAGCATGTCACTTCCAGCGGGATAAAAGGTCCCTTGGATAACTTTCATATAACGAAGCACATAATCGATATTACAACTGCAGCTGCGCGTGCCAATGATACAGCATCTTCCATAG AAATCACCACTCCAGACCCCTTTAAAGATGTCATACACACAGAGCCGCCCCCCAAGCTCGATGACTTGATGGAGGACAAAGCGAAAAAGAAGCCCGTTATAGAACGCATCGAAACTGTCACATACAGCGTCAGCAACTCgacgtcctcctcctccttggcCACGTCCTTCAGCAGCACAGCAGCAGCGGTAAAACCTGCAATTGAAAAGGAAATTCCACTGGTGGATAAATATGAAATCAACAAGTTGGACATGCTTTTGGACGAGCTGCTGGGCATGCAGCTGTCAAAGGAGGACACTACAAGGAGCACAGTGCCGCCATTTAAGCAACTACCATCAGAAATAATAAAGACAAgtacaacaactacaaccaCAACCACAACAGAGGCACCAACAAAATCTACAACTAAAACAAGGCACACACCGACAGCGGCCACCACAGGTCGGCCAACAGCGACAGCACGTGTTCCTGCCAAAAAGACCAGCaataaaacgaaaaacaaacaGACCACGGGTAATAGACGAAAAGTCCAGAGTGCCACGCGCCGCACAAATCCTGCAACTGGAGCGGCTTCTGCAACAGGACCAACAGCAGCACCGACCAGAGCTACGCCAGCAGCATCGTCAGTGCAAACAACAACaccgacaacgacaacgacaaccaCGACCTCCACCACCGAGGCACCCACAACACCGAAGAGCACTCTTCATCCATTTTTAAACTCACCGTTCGACAAATTACCCTTCATGGATGCCAGCTATGAGGTGAAGCCGCACAGATTGCAGCCACAACAGCAGTTTGAGgcactgcagcagcaacatgagCAGGCCGAGCAGCAATTCCACCATTACCAGCATGCAACACGGCAGCCTACAgccactgctgctgccacATTAGCAACCCCGCCACAGGATACACCCACAAATTGGTCCGAGAGGGGCGGAGGTGAGGGCGGCGAGGACCCCCTCGGCCAACTCAAATTGGCAGGATGCAATATTTACGGACGCATGTACCGGGTGGGCAGGATAATCGTGGAGCTGTCCAGCCAGTGCCTGGAATGCAAGTGCACCGAGGTGGGCGTCAAGTGCGGCCCACTAGACTGTTAA
- the LOC108127262 gene encoding lipase 3 isoform X2 translates to MAQSGQRPTEAERIQEHGYPAESHFVETPDGYVLNLFRIPHSPKLNNGDQQRPAVLIMHGLFSCSDCFLLNGPEDALAYNYADAGYDVWLGNARGNIYSRNNTRLAVKNPYFWKFSWHEIGAIDLPAMIDYILELTGESAVHYAGHSQGCTSFFVMGAFKPEYNAKIKTAHMLAPPVFMGNTTEGLIVSTAPYFGTPGLASILLENQVLLPQNQFIQRILDTTCSNSPLLLSYCKTLAILWNGPGIGNLNQTLLPQIAETHPAGVSSNQGIHYIQSHVSNDFRQYDWGTRKNLEYYGVPEPPAYDLTQITSELYLYYGLVDGSANKDDISRLPDLLPNLALLYEVPDPTWGHLDFIFATEVKAVINDLVIGNSQAFEDKKNGK, encoded by the exons ATGGCTCAAAGTGGGCAGAGGCCAACAGAA GCGGAGCGCATTCAAGAGCATGGCTACCCTGCGGAATCTCATTTTGTGGAGACCCCTGATGGCTACGTACTGAACCTGTTCCGCATCCCGCACTCCCCCAAGCTAAACAATGGCGACCAGCAGCGTCCTGCGGTGCTCATCATGCACGGACTGTTCAGCTGCTCGGATTGCTTCCTGCTCAATGGGCCGGAGGACGCCCTGGCGTACAACTACGCGGATGCCGGGTACGACGTCTGGCTGGGCAATGCCCGCGGCAACATCTACTCGAGGAACAACACCCGACTGGCCGTGAAGAATCCCTACTTCTGGAAATTCAGCTGGCACGAGATTGGAGCCATCGACCTGCCGGCCATGATAGACTATATTTTGGAGCTCACGGGCGAGTCGGCCGTGCACTATGCCGGCCACTCCCAAGGCTGCACCTCCTTCTTCGTGATGGGAGCCTTCAAGCCGGAGTACAATGCCAAGATCAAGACGGCCCACATGCTGGCTCCACCTGTTTTTATGGGCAACACCACGGAAGGCCTGATAGTGTCCACGGCTCCCTACTTTGGTACTCCCGGACTCGCAAGCATTCTCCTGGAAAACCAGGTCCTGCTGCCCCAGAACCAATTCATTCAGAGGATCTTGGACACCACTTGCAGCAATTCGCCGCTTTTGCTGAGTTATTGCAAGACCTTGGCCATCCTCTGGAATGGACCAGGAATAGGAAACCTGAATCAG ACTCTCCTCCCACAAATTGCTGAGACACATCCGGCTGGCGTTTCCTCCAACCAGGGCATACACTACATCCAGTCACACGTCTCCAACGACTTCCGGCAATACGACTGGGGAACTCGAAAGAACTTGGAGTACTACGGAGTGCCAGAGCCTCCGGCCTACGACCTGACTCAGATCACTTCCGAACTCTATCTGTACTATGGATTGGTGGATGGTTCTGCCAACAAGGACGATATTTCCAGGCTACCTGATCTGTTGCCCAACCTGGCCTTGTTATACGAAGTTCCCGACCCAACCTGGGGACACTTGGACTTTATTTTTGCGACTGAAGTAAAAGCGGTTATTAATGATTTGGTGATTGGAAACAGTCAGGCATTTgaggataaaaaaaatggaaaataa
- the LOC108127262 gene encoding lipase 3 isoform X1: MLRSALCFLAVVAAAGAVVDSDPFIDIPFKRIKTSAERIQEHGYPAESHFVETPDGYVLNLFRIPHSPKLNNGDQQRPAVLIMHGLFSCSDCFLLNGPEDALAYNYADAGYDVWLGNARGNIYSRNNTRLAVKNPYFWKFSWHEIGAIDLPAMIDYILELTGESAVHYAGHSQGCTSFFVMGAFKPEYNAKIKTAHMLAPPVFMGNTTEGLIVSTAPYFGTPGLASILLENQVLLPQNQFIQRILDTTCSNSPLLLSYCKTLAILWNGPGIGNLNQTLLPQIAETHPAGVSSNQGIHYIQSHVSNDFRQYDWGTRKNLEYYGVPEPPAYDLTQITSELYLYYGLVDGSANKDDISRLPDLLPNLALLYEVPDPTWGHLDFIFATEVKAVINDLVIGNSQAFEDKKNGK; encoded by the exons ATGCTTCGTTCTGCCCTGTGTTTTTTGGCAGTTGTTGCAGCAGCTGGAGCTGTGGTGGACTCCGATCCTTTTATAGATATTCCCTTTAAACGTATCAAGACTTCG GCGGAGCGCATTCAAGAGCATGGCTACCCTGCGGAATCTCATTTTGTGGAGACCCCTGATGGCTACGTACTGAACCTGTTCCGCATCCCGCACTCCCCCAAGCTAAACAATGGCGACCAGCAGCGTCCTGCGGTGCTCATCATGCACGGACTGTTCAGCTGCTCGGATTGCTTCCTGCTCAATGGGCCGGAGGACGCCCTGGCGTACAACTACGCGGATGCCGGGTACGACGTCTGGCTGGGCAATGCCCGCGGCAACATCTACTCGAGGAACAACACCCGACTGGCCGTGAAGAATCCCTACTTCTGGAAATTCAGCTGGCACGAGATTGGAGCCATCGACCTGCCGGCCATGATAGACTATATTTTGGAGCTCACGGGCGAGTCGGCCGTGCACTATGCCGGCCACTCCCAAGGCTGCACCTCCTTCTTCGTGATGGGAGCCTTCAAGCCGGAGTACAATGCCAAGATCAAGACGGCCCACATGCTGGCTCCACCTGTTTTTATGGGCAACACCACGGAAGGCCTGATAGTGTCCACGGCTCCCTACTTTGGTACTCCCGGACTCGCAAGCATTCTCCTGGAAAACCAGGTCCTGCTGCCCCAGAACCAATTCATTCAGAGGATCTTGGACACCACTTGCAGCAATTCGCCGCTTTTGCTGAGTTATTGCAAGACCTTGGCCATCCTCTGGAATGGACCAGGAATAGGAAACCTGAATCAG ACTCTCCTCCCACAAATTGCTGAGACACATCCGGCTGGCGTTTCCTCCAACCAGGGCATACACTACATCCAGTCACACGTCTCCAACGACTTCCGGCAATACGACTGGGGAACTCGAAAGAACTTGGAGTACTACGGAGTGCCAGAGCCTCCGGCCTACGACCTGACTCAGATCACTTCCGAACTCTATCTGTACTATGGATTGGTGGATGGTTCTGCCAACAAGGACGATATTTCCAGGCTACCTGATCTGTTGCCCAACCTGGCCTTGTTATACGAAGTTCCCGACCCAACCTGGGGACACTTGGACTTTATTTTTGCGACTGAAGTAAAAGCGGTTATTAATGATTTGGTGATTGGAAACAGTCAGGCATTTgaggataaaaaaaatggaaaataa